One genomic region from Jilunia laotingensis encodes:
- a CDS encoding helix-turn-helix domain-containing protein: protein MKEFTIEQLLKEKTTFTPSSHETDPDKKGEVDTDLLLSFQNKKGYSNVTESPDKNQKYTTSNLNEDQKGTLLEAINSIMENTQEYCESDFSLEKLAMLVNSNKSYISQIINETYHVNFNGFVNEYRIREARIRLTDIEQYGNYTIQTISESVGYKSSTTFINVFKKITGITPSMYQKMVKAQKDL, encoded by the coding sequence ATGAAGGAATTTACCATTGAGCAATTGCTGAAAGAGAAAACTACATTCACTCCATCTTCCCACGAAACTGATCCAGACAAAAAAGGAGAAGTCGATACAGACCTCCTACTGTCTTTTCAAAACAAAAAAGGATATTCAAATGTGACAGAATCTCCGGACAAGAATCAGAAATACACCACCAGCAATCTGAATGAAGATCAGAAAGGAACTTTGCTGGAAGCCATTAACTCCATTATGGAAAATACACAGGAATATTGCGAATCAGACTTCTCATTAGAGAAACTGGCTATGCTGGTCAATTCGAATAAGAGCTATATATCCCAAATCATCAACGAAACCTACCATGTAAATTTCAACGGATTCGTCAATGAATACCGCATACGAGAAGCCCGCATACGCCTTACGGACATCGAACAATATGGCAATTATACCATCCAGACCATCTCGGAAAGCGTAGGCTATAAATCGTCCACCACTTTCATCAATGTATTCAAAAAAATCACCGGAATAACCCCTTCCATGTACCAGAAGATGGTGAAAGCGCAGAAGGATTTGTAA